The DNA region TGAGACATCAGCCCAGAGTCTAGGGTTTAATTGGGATTAGTGGAGTGCAGCAGAACTCTTTGTGAGTccttgggtgcctgtggtgtgTCTGAGGTGatgccctgtgctgcagcagggtgagGTGCTCCAAAGGCACCTGGGCAAGGTGCATGGGAGGGATTCAAGTGCACCACTAAGGCACAACACTAACGAGTGGTGTAGAGCTACAGCACATGGTCTGGGGGCTCTACAAAGGGCAAGCAGAGCTCAAAGCACCCCTCTCCTCCCAGCTTGGAAATATCTGTCCCACAGGGGCATGCCACAGCTGGGTTTAGCACATTGAACCAGTCCAGGTACCCCAGGCAGCTGCAGACACCTGGCTGACCCCAGGTCCCAAACTGGGTTTGTGTGGCCTCCAGGGGAAACATACCTCGTCTCCTGTATGTGAAGGTGAGGTAGCCGAAGATCAGCAGCACAACCACTCCAGCCAGcaggaggatgcccaggagcatGGCCTTGATGTGCTCTGAGGGGCTGCCTTCCTCCATCTCCGGCTCGTCAGTAGCATTCACCTGGGGGGCTGCTGCAATAGGCATTCAAAAAAGGGGGAACAAAACAGCAAGTCAGGAGTATAACGTGGCCTCTACAGTCCTTGTGAAAGGCAGCAGGGGAACACAGGGCCGTCCTCAGAAAGGGCTCAGTGCCATGTAGGCTGTCATGGTCTCATTTGTCCTCCAGGGTGCAAAGGAGaaaggacagggcagggctgtgctctccTGACCCATGTCAGATCCTCTGCCAGCAGGTTACTGCCTGCCTTAACCTACTGCCTGCCTTAACCCCTGGTGCTACAACAGGCTTGGGACCCATCCCCATCAGCTCAGCCCCCAGGCTGACCTGTGACTATCAGCTGGGCCCTCTTGCTCTCCATCACTTTATTGGGCTCATAGAAGGTGATCAGTCCACAGTAGTAGAAGCCTGAGTCATTCTGGTGGAGGTTCAGGATCTCAATCTCAAAGAAAGGAGTGTTGTTGATGAGCCGGTACTTCTCTGTCTCTGTCGTGGGCTTGTATCGGCTGATCTCAGCAGTTTTCTGGGCTTGGCTGTGGTTGGTCTCCTTGTACCAATTAAGGCTGTACTCTGAACCAGAGTCATTCTCCCTGGAGATATTGCAGTAGAAAGTGGCTTTGTCACCTTCAGGGCGAGTTAACACTGCTGGGGAGATGGTCACTGTTTGGGAGAGAGGATACAAGGAGCAGACATGGTTACAGCAGGCACAGGTCTCAGAAACAGCCATACCCTGTGTGGGAGCCAGGGATGCAAGCCCAGTTCACATCATCACTCTGGGACATGGGCAGGTACATCATTCCATGTCTCTGCCATTCCAAACGTATGCCTGCTGGCTGGAGAGGGACTCTCAGAGGTAGCAACTGTACTGTGAAATGGTTTCAGCAGACCAAATTGTGCTCTGGGCTACCTAAAATTAGCACTGAACACCTGTACCAGGGAAAACAGACTTTGGGGGttgtattatttttaaatatatgctGTATGTTCATGTCTGAGTCATCCTCTCTCAAGTTGAGGTTGACTCTGAAAGTGAGCAGGAGGACAGAGTCCCAGGCTGGGGCAGTGTCCTGTGGTTCAGCCCATCACATGCCTGGCTGCCTGCTGGGATCCTCTGGCTCTTTCCACTACACAATGCTGGGAGCTCAGaccaggcaggggctgcccctgGCACAGTATTTGTCATCTCCAGCCTGAGACCACCTGACAGGGAAGAACAACCTGGAGCTTACAGTGCCATCCTTTTCCAGGGGCCTGTCCTCTCCCTGTGTGTGAGTGGGCAGCCAGGTCCCAGGGTTCCAGCTGGGCTTGCCGGGCTGCTCCCAACACAGAATccagccagccacaggcacagGCTCCTCtgctttagcagcagccctgctgcttcacctcATTTCCCTGCCCATTATCCGGGTGGGTTCATCCATCCTGCCTGGTGGGAATGCTGTGAATGTGGGCCAGGCACACAGTGTCCTGCTTCTGCCAGTCCCACACAGCAGAACAGCTGTTGTAATTATTTCTGTTCAGAACAATGAAAAGTGGGAAGAAGCatttttcacaagggtcaccCAACCAAGCTATTCAAACCACCATGGCTTGAAAAGTCTCTGTCAAAGGAAATTTGCCTTCCCCTTTCAGAAATCACCACCGAAAGCAGCCCCAGGGCTCGCACGCAGAGTCAGAaagtccctcctgtccccccagctctgccctgaggcCAGTTGCACCATAACCTCAGCATCACCAACCAGAAAAGGAACCTGGAAATTCTGTGAATAAATACAAGACCAGATAGAAAACTGAGCTGAGAAATGAGGGTCGAGACCAaacaggaggaaggaaggagagaagtGCCCCAATTCCCACAGGCGGCACTG from Melospiza melodia melodia isolate bMelMel2 chromosome 12, bMelMel2.pri, whole genome shotgun sequence includes:
- the LOC134423454 gene encoding programmed cell death protein 1-like yields the protein MAPGASKKSWGSVEVALVDLCAILLCCGPMLTCCRRVTISPAVLTRPEGDKATFYCNISRENDSGSEYSLNWYKETNHSQAQKTAEISRYKPTTETEKYRLINNTPFFEIEILNLHQNDSGFYYCGLITFYEPNKVMESKRAQLIVTAAPQVNATDEPEMEEGSPSEHIKAMLLGILLLAGVVVLLIFGYLTFTYRRRDVQKPPSENMPVKEEKPPVVFVSTVDYGVLEFQRDQHSPVPSKTQPVEQTEYATIIFPEEKPVTPEHGKKHREERTRQLPSLPC